The genomic stretch AGGCTTGTTGCTGTCGCGGCAAGAGTTCCGCGTGGGCGACCGTTGCCACGTGACGCGGCTGTCCAACTTCCTGTATTTCGTCAAGAAAGTCGAAGTCGACGAATGAAGGCCGAGCCGCTGCCCGCTGCCACGATGGCGCTGCACGACACCGATTGGTCGTCTGCCACCGCCTCGCTCTGGATCGTCAAACGCCGGCTGGTCGAGCGGCGTGCGCGCTACGACGTGCTGGGCGTCGACATCGACGAGAAGTTGCAGGAGCGGCTGCGCAGCGAATTGCGCGAGCTGGTGGCCCGCCCGGTGGCCCGCGAGCCCTATGAGTTCGTCACGGCAGACCAGGACGAGACCGTGCTGACACTCGAATGGGCCGAGACCGACTTTGCGGCCATCGAAGCGCGCATTGCCAAAGGCCTCGATGCGCCGCGCGCGAGATCTGTCGACGACTTGCTCAATTCCTGGTGTTATGTGGTGCGGCTCGAGCACCGGGACCAGGTGGTCTACGGCGTCAAGAAGACGGCGGCCCAAAGCAGCACGCGGCGGGTCAGGGGGCTGCGCAACCTGCTCTGGGAAGGGCACATGCTGGTGGACCTCGACGAACGTTCCGTGTTCACGCTGGCCAGCGGTTTTGACTTCGTGGCCTACGACGGCACGCTGTTGATCTACGACAAGCGGCAGTTCGAGAGCGCCTTGAACTTCCGGCAAGGCATGGAGAAGGTGCGCGACGCGGTGCTGCAGGAGTTCGTCGACGCCGGCATCTTCGTCGACGTGGCCCCGCTGCGCGAGGCGGTCGGCACCAATCTGCCCCGCTTGCGCCGCATGTCGGCCCTCGACCGCAGCGGCTACTACCGCGACCGCCGCTTCATGGAGCGATTGCTCGCGCTCAATGAACAGGAGCAATGGGGCCTGCAGGTGCACGACGGCCGCATCGTCGTGACCGAGGACAACGTCGACACGGTGCTGCTGTTGCTCAACAACGGCCGCTTGCGCTCGCCGGTCAACAACGAGACCTTCGATGCGCTGGTGAAAAAGAAGATCGAATGACGGTGGCCTGGGCACGCTGTTTGCACGTCCGGTGCAAAGGAGCGTCATCATGAAAGACCAGCACGACCAGAAGCGCGAAGACCACCGCATCGAGGGCAAGGCGGCCAAACCCGAAGACAAGGTGCCGACCTATCAGGAGCTGCTGGACGATGCGCTCGACCAGACCTTCCCGGCCAGCGACCCCATTTCGCCGTCGGCCGCGCAACACGCCGAGCGCGAGATCTCGACCGGCAAGGATGAAAAGGACTGGAAGCTGCAGCCGGGCAGCAGTTGCAGCAGCGGCCCGTCCGTCAAGAAGGATTGACCGCTCGTACCCCGCACTGAGCGCCCGGCCGCAAGGCCCGGCGCTCAGTGCTGTTTTTGCAGCAGTTACTTACTTTCCAGCCCGGCACCCACCTGCATCATGACGCCCAGTCGATGTAGGGCGCCGGGTGTCAAATCGTGCGCCCTGCACGGCGATCCTGTGTCGCAACGCTCCCATCAGGGGGACAACGGAGGGCGCCGGCATGAAGTTCTTACAGCGGGCGCCCATGGCTGGGTTGGGCGCCTACTTGATCGCGTTAGCGGCCACCGGCGCCGCGATTGCGGCGGGGGCCGCGCTGAACGGCTGGCTCGAGGGCGAAGCCTTGATGTTGCCGGCGGTGATGGCCGTGCTCGTCGCGGCGGCGCTCGGCGGGTTGCGCCCCGGTTTATTGGCCACCGCGTTGTGCGGCGCTGCCTTCATCTGCCTGTACCTGCCGTCGGCCCGTGGCACCTCGCAACTGGCCCAGATGCAGCAGGCCGTCGGCGTCGCGCTGTTTCTTGCGATTTGCCTCACCGCGTGCACGCTGTGCGGTGCGCTCCAGGCCGCGCGTCGTCGTTTGCAGCGCAGCGAAGCCTTCCACCGCTCGATCGCAGACCTGACGTCGGACTTCGCCTTCGATGCCCATGTGCTGCCTGACGGCACCACGGTGATGGACTCGATCACCGAAGGGTTCGCCAAGCTGCTGGGCTACACGCTGGAAGAGGCCCTGGCCGGCGGCGGCTGGCGCCTCGTGCTCGCCCCCGAGGAGCGCGCCCGCGGCCGCGACTACATGCGGCGGGTGCAGCGGGGCGAGGACATCGAAGGCGAAATGCGGCATGTCAGCAAGCACGGCCGCAGCATCTGGCTGCACTTCCAGATCCATCCGGTGTGCAACGCCGGCGGGCGGGTGGAGCGCTTCTATGGGGCGGCGCGCGACGTCACCGAGCGGCGCGAGGCCGAGCGCCGCATCCGGCAGCTCAACCACGAACTCGAGCGCCGGGTCGAAGAACTGCAGGCCTTGTTCGACGTCGCGCCGGTGGCCATCTGGCAGGCACACGATCCTGCATGCCGGCGTATGACCGGCAACCGCTACGCCAATCAGTTGCTGGGCGTCGAGCCCGGCATCGAGCGGGACGCGGACGGGCACGCCGAGACGCGCTACCTGCGCGACGGGCGCCCGGTGCCGGACGACGAGTTGCCCCTGCAGCAGGCGGCCCGGCATGGCGTGCCGGTGCATGGTGTCGAACTGGAGGTGGTCGTGCCCGGGCGCGAGCCCGCCTGGGTGGTCGGCCATTCGGTGCCCTTGCTCGATGCCAAAGGGCAGGTGCGCGGTGCGCTCGGGGTGTTCGTCGACATCACCCAGCGCAAGCACGTCGAAGCCGCCGTGTGGCAAGGCCGCGAACAGCTGCGCCTGGTGGCCGATAACGCGCCGGTGCTGATCGCGCATTTCGACCGCGCCGGTCGCTACAAGTTCGTCAACCGCGCTTATGCGCAGCGCTTCCAGCTCGACCCGTCGGAGGTGGTGGGGCGCCATGTCTCCGAGGTGATCGGCGAGGCGGCCTGGGCCCGCATCCGCCCCTTCGTCGAGCGGGTGCTGAAGGGCGAGCCGGTCACCTTCGAGGCCGAGATTCCGTATGCGGTGTTCGGATCGGTCCACATGCGCTGTGCCTACGCTCCCGAGCGCGACGCCCAGGGCCGGGTCACCGGCATGTTGGCGGCCTTGCTGAACATCACCGACCGCAAGCAGGCCGAGCTGGCGCTCGAGGCCGCCCGCGCCGAGGCCGAGCACCGGGCGCGCGAGGCCGAACAGGCCAAGGCCTTGCTGCAGACCATCTTCGACAACATGCCCGAAGGTATCGTCTGGGTCGGCGGCGGGCCGGACTATCCGGTGCTGGCCAACAGCCGCTTCGGCCGCGAACTGATCGGCGTGCCGCAGCGCGGGTCGGACACCCACCCGCTCGACGGCTACACCGTCTACACCGCCGACGCCAGCCGCCGGCTGCGCGACGAGGAGCTGCCCTTGTACCGCGCGTCGCGCCATGGCGAGACGGTGTGCAACGAAGAGCTGCTGGTCGAGCGCGCCGACGGCTCGCGGGTGTCGGTGCTGGTCGACGCCGCCGCCATCCGCAACGCCCAGGGCGAGATCATCGGCGCGGTGAACTGCTGGCGTGACATCACCGAGCGCAAGCGCGCCGAAGCGGCGCAGCGTCGCAGCACCGAGCGCTTCCGCTCACTGGTGCTGGCCACCACCGCGATCGTCTGGGTCACCGACGCGCAGGGCGATTTCGTCGAGCCGCAGGGCTCATGGGAGGCCTACACCGGGCAGGACTGGGCCACCCACCGGGGCAAGGGCTGGCTGATGGCGCTGCACCCCGACGACCGTGACCGCGTGCGCCACGCGTCGCGCACGCAGCGTGCACAGCGCGGGTATCACGAGATCGAAGCGCGCCTTTGGCATGCCGCCAGCGGTGCGTATCGCTATTTCCAGAGCCGGGCGGTGCCGGCCTTCGACGCCGATGGCCGCATCAGCGAGTGGATTGGCACCTGCATCGACATCCACGACCGGCATCAGATGTTGGAGGCCTTGCGGCAAAGCGAGGAGCGGTTCCGGCTGATGGTCGAGAGCGCCAAGGACTACGCCATCTTCACGCTCGATGCGGGCGGGCGGGTCACCGCCTGGAACTCCGGCGCCCGCAACCTGCTCGGCTATGACGAAGGCGACATCCTCGGCCGCCATGCCGACCTGCTCTACCTGCATGAGGACGTCACCGCCTCGGTCCTGTCGCAAGAGCTGGACAGGGCCTTGCGCGACGGCCAGGCCGAAGCCGAACGGCAGCACCGGCGCAAGGACGGCAGCACCTTCTGGGCCAGCGGCCTGGTGATGCCGCTGAGCTCGGGCGGCGAGCAGCGCGGCTTCCTGAAGATCATGCGCGACGTCACTGAGGCCAAGCATGCGCGCGAAACGCTGGAGCGGCAGGCGCGGGCGCTGCAGGAGGCCGACCAGCGCAAGGACGAGTTCCTGGCCACCCTCGCGCACGAGCTGCGCAACCCGCTCGCGCCGCTGCGCAACTGCCTCGAGATCCTGCGGGTGGCGGGCGGTGACCCGCAGGCCCAGGCGCATGCCCGGGTGGTGATGGAACGGCAGCTGGCCCAGATGGTGCGCCTGATCGACGATCTGCTCGACGTCAGCCGCATCAGCCGCGGCAAGATCACGCTGCAGATGTCGCGCGTCGAGGTGGCGCAGGTGGTGCGCGACGCCATCGAAACCAGCCGACCCTTGATCGAACGGGCGGGCCATCGGCTGGCGGTCGAGTTGCCGCCGCAAGCGGTGTTCGTCGAAGCCGACCTGACGCGGTTGGCCCAGGTGTTTTCCAACCTGTTGAACAACGCGGCCAAGTACACCGAGCCGGGCGGCGAGATCCGCCTGCGTGTCGAGTCGGACGGCCGCGAAGCCCGCGTCAGCGTGCGCGACAACGGCGTCGGCATCTCGGTGGCGATGCTGCCGCGTCTGTTCGAGATGTTCTCGCAGGGAGACCGGTCGATCGAACGTTCCCAAGGCGGCCTCGGCATCGGCCTCGCCCTGGTCAAGCGTCTCGTCGAGATGCATGGCGGCAGCGTCGAGGTGCGCAGCGAGGGGCTGGGCCATGGCAGCGAGTTCACCGTGCGGCTGCCGCTGTCGGTGTCGCAACAGGCCGAGGCCGAGCCTCAGCGGCCGGGCGCCGCCGAGCCCGAAACGGCGGGCCGGCGCATGCTGGTGGTCGACGACAACAAGGACGCGGCGCAGAGCCTGGCCGTGATGCTGCAGATCATGGGCAACGACACCCGCGTCGCGCATGACGGCGTCGAGGCGCTGGGACTGGCCGAGACCTTTCAACCCGAGATCATCCTGCTCGACATCGGCATGCCGCGGCTGAACGGCTACGAAACGGCACGTTTGATGCGTGAGCAGCCGTGGGGCCGCGACGCGCTGCTGGTGGCACTCACCGGCTGGGGGCAGGACGAAGACCGGCGCCGCTCGCGCGAGGCGGGTTTCGACCACCACCTGGTGAAACCGGTCGAACCGGAGGCTCTGGGGCGGCTGCTGCTCAATTGAGGAGACGTCCGGCGCGGGCAGAATCCTGTTCCCGGCGGTCCGCCGTGCCGCCGCTCCGCGAGCGGCGACGCCGACCTGCCGTTTCAGGAGATGTGATTGAAGAACCGCTTGCGCAAGCTATTGACGACCTTTTTGACCGGGCTGGTCGCCGTCGCGCCGCTGGCCGTCACGGCCATCATGCTGGCCTGGGTGGCGCGCCTGTTGTACAGCTGGATCGGCCCGCAGAGCTTGCTGGGCAGCGTGCTGGTGGCGCTCGGCGTCGGCATGGCCGGCTCCGAGGTGATTGCCTACCTGCTGGGCATCCTGGTGGTGTCGGCCTGCGTCTTCGGATTGGGCTTGCTGGTCGAGTCCGGCCTGCAGAAGGGCCTGCGGCACGGCCTGGAGCAGCTGGTCCTGCGCATCCCCGTGGTGCGCACCGTCTACGACGTGATCAAACGCCTGATCTCGCTGCTCACCGAGCGCAACAAGGACGGGCTGAGTTCGATGAGCCCGGTGTGGTGCCATTTCGGCGGCCGGGGGGGCGCTGCCGTGCTGGCCCTGTTGTCGACACCCGAGCCCTTACAACTGGCGGACGGGCGCTATTTCGCGGTGCTGGTGCCGACGGCGCCGGTTCCCGTGGGCGGGGGGCTGCTGTTCGTGCCTGTGGAGTGGGTGGAGCCGGCCGACATCGGCGTGGAAGGGGTGACCAGCATCTATGTGTCGATGGGGGTCTCGGCCGCGCAATACATCCCGTCGCTCGCCCGGCGTGAGGTGGCGGGCGGTACATGACTTGCTGCTTGCCGGGCAAAGGCAACTCTCGAGACATCGCATGCCATCACGTCTGGTGTTGGGGACACTTCATCTTCCCGGCGAGCGTCAAGCGAACTTCGAGTTACGCGACGCTCGCTGGCTGGCCGACGATCCGGCCCGCGCGCTGCGCTGGCATGACGGGCCCGTGGCGGTGCACGAAGGGGACGCGCAACTGCTGATCGCCAACGACCTCGGGGCCGCCGTCGTGCTGCACGGACTCAATCCCGCGACCGTCCAGCGAGGGGCCCGCGGCACCGGCATCCTGCTGGAAGCGGCGCGCGAGCCCGATACGGGCTGCCAGCTCGACTGGACCGTGATCGAGGTGGTCGATTAGTTCGGGCAGTTTGCGGCTGCTGGTACCGCAGCGTCGGCCCAGGCCCCCGCAGGGGCCTCGAAGTTCTTGCGTATGGAAGCAGGAATGCCGCCGGAGCTACAGGGGCCGGCGACAGCGCGCAAGGCGCTGGTGTGTGTCACCAGTCGGCGAGTTGGTAGCACTCGGCCTGTTCCGCATCGATCGGGTGCGGCACGCCGGCGCTGCGCGTCAGCGGTTCCGGGGGAGGACAGGGCGCGCCGGCCTTGATCAGGTCATCGATCACCAGGCTGTCATGCTCCAGCTCGGCCAGATAGTTGTGTTGTGATCCAAAAAGCAGGGCGCGCGGCGCGTCTTTGGGTCCGACGAGGACGAGGTACTTGCCGCTGTTGGGTCTTGCCATGATGTGGTGGATACGCTCGGCGTTGTTCTTGTGAATGACGTCGAGGATGCTAGGGCTGCGTGACAAGCGTGCGAAGCCGAGGCCGTCTGACGCGCGCGTCGGAGTCTTCCTACATCGCCGAGGCGGGCGCCGTATAGGCCTCGACCAAAAAGTTCATGAAGGCGCGCGTGCGGCTCGGCACGAACTTGCGCGAGGGCATGGCGGCATAGAGCGTGAAGGTGGGGGTGCGCCACTGCGGCAGCAGCTGCACCAGCGCACCTTCTGCCAGCGCGTCTTCCAGCAACACGGCCGGCAGGCCGACCACGCCCAGCCCGCCCAATGCGGCGGCGTACAAGGTGTCGGGATGGGCCGAGCTGAAGGCGGCGCTGGTTTCCAGTTCGACCGTCTCGCCCTGGCCCTGCAACGCCCAGCGGACTCGGCCGGCTGCGTCCCCGGGGGCGGCAAGCAGGCACTGGTGCTGCGCCAATTCGCTCGGATGTCGCGGCATGCCCAGGCGCTCCACATAGGCCGGGCTCGCGCAGAGCAACCCGGCACCTCGGGCCAGCGCTCGCACGACGGCCTCGTTGTCGAGGCCCGGCGGCGGTGCGTCGCCGCCCAGCAGCAGGGCCACGTCCCAGCCGGCGTCTGCCGTCGATTCCGAGCCGGCAACGGTGAAGCTGAGGCTGAGTTCGGGAAACTGGCGCCGGAGCAGGGGCAGGTGTTGCGTCAGCTGCCGGGCCAGCGTGGCCGCCGGCAGCCTGATCTTCAGTTCTCCCTGGGGCTGGCGCACGGCGGCGTCCACCTGCGCTTCGGCCTCCTCCAACTGCTGCAGGATGGAGCGCACACGCTCCAGGTAGCCCTGGCCGGTGTCGGTCAGGGCCAGTCGCCGGGTCGAGCGGTGGATCAGGCGCACCTTGAGGTGGTTTTCGAGGTCGGCGATCAACCGCGTGACGGCCGCGGCGGACACGTCCATCGCCCGTGCCGCGGCCGCGAAGCCGCCTTCATCGATCACTTTCGCAAACGCCCGCATGGAAGTCAGACGATCCATCAACATCTCCTGTGCAACGCCGGCACCGCCTCGCAGCGCCCGTCGGCCGACGGGATTCTGATCGTCGTTCGTTAAGGACTCTTTATGACCTGTTAACGGTGGCAGGTGAGAGGCCGTTCTCACTGGGAGGTGCGACAGGGTTTGGGCTCGTAGCGCTGCGGACCGGTTTCGACCAGGTCGTAGCGGGCCGTGGGCCAGAACCAGCCCAGCGGCCGCTGGGAACCGCGGGCGTAGACCCGGCCCCACACAACGCCGACCCGCCCCGCCCGCAGGTGCTCCCAAAGCGTGGCGCTATAGCAACGGCGGTCGCGTGTGGCGAGCCGTTCGATCATCGACCGCAAGGCCGTGATCTGCAGCCCCTGCTGCA from Caldimonas brevitalea encodes the following:
- a CDS encoding DUF502 domain-containing protein; this translates as MKNRLRKLLTTFLTGLVAVAPLAVTAIMLAWVARLLYSWIGPQSLLGSVLVALGVGMAGSEVIAYLLGILVVSACVFGLGLLVESGLQKGLRHGLEQLVLRIPVVRTVYDVIKRLISLLTERNKDGLSSMSPVWCHFGGRGGAAVLALLSTPEPLQLADGRYFAVLVPTAPVPVGGGLLFVPVEWVEPADIGVEGVTSIYVSMGVSAAQYIPSLARREVAGGT
- a CDS encoding LysR family transcriptional regulator, whose product is MDRLTSMRAFAKVIDEGGFAAAARAMDVSAAAVTRLIADLENHLKVRLIHRSTRRLALTDTGQGYLERVRSILQQLEEAEAQVDAAVRQPQGELKIRLPAATLARQLTQHLPLLRRQFPELSLSFTVAGSESTADAGWDVALLLGGDAPPPGLDNEAVVRALARGAGLLCASPAYVERLGMPRHPSELAQHQCLLAAPGDAAGRVRWALQGQGETVELETSAAFSSAHPDTLYAAALGGLGVVGLPAVLLEDALAEGALVQLLPQWRTPTFTLYAAMPSRKFVPSRTRAFMNFLVEAYTAPASAM
- a CDS encoding PAS domain S-box protein; this translates as MKFLQRAPMAGLGAYLIALAATGAAIAAGAALNGWLEGEALMLPAVMAVLVAAALGGLRPGLLATALCGAAFICLYLPSARGTSQLAQMQQAVGVALFLAICLTACTLCGALQAARRRLQRSEAFHRSIADLTSDFAFDAHVLPDGTTVMDSITEGFAKLLGYTLEEALAGGGWRLVLAPEERARGRDYMRRVQRGEDIEGEMRHVSKHGRSIWLHFQIHPVCNAGGRVERFYGAARDVTERREAERRIRQLNHELERRVEELQALFDVAPVAIWQAHDPACRRMTGNRYANQLLGVEPGIERDADGHAETRYLRDGRPVPDDELPLQQAARHGVPVHGVELEVVVPGREPAWVVGHSVPLLDAKGQVRGALGVFVDITQRKHVEAAVWQGREQLRLVADNAPVLIAHFDRAGRYKFVNRAYAQRFQLDPSEVVGRHVSEVIGEAAWARIRPFVERVLKGEPVTFEAEIPYAVFGSVHMRCAYAPERDAQGRVTGMLAALLNITDRKQAELALEAARAEAEHRAREAEQAKALLQTIFDNMPEGIVWVGGGPDYPVLANSRFGRELIGVPQRGSDTHPLDGYTVYTADASRRLRDEELPLYRASRHGETVCNEELLVERADGSRVSVLVDAAAIRNAQGEIIGAVNCWRDITERKRAEAAQRRSTERFRSLVLATTAIVWVTDAQGDFVEPQGSWEAYTGQDWATHRGKGWLMALHPDDRDRVRHASRTQRAQRGYHEIEARLWHAASGAYRYFQSRAVPAFDADGRISEWIGTCIDIHDRHQMLEALRQSEERFRLMVESAKDYAIFTLDAGGRVTAWNSGARNLLGYDEGDILGRHADLLYLHEDVTASVLSQELDRALRDGQAEAERQHRRKDGSTFWASGLVMPLSSGGEQRGFLKIMRDVTEAKHARETLERQARALQEADQRKDEFLATLAHELRNPLAPLRNCLEILRVAGGDPQAQAHARVVMERQLAQMVRLIDDLLDVSRISRGKITLQMSRVEVAQVVRDAIETSRPLIERAGHRLAVELPPQAVFVEADLTRLAQVFSNLLNNAAKYTEPGGEIRLRVESDGREARVSVRDNGVGISVAMLPRLFEMFSQGDRSIERSQGGLGIGLALVKRLVEMHGGSVEVRSEGLGHGSEFTVRLPLSVSQQAEAEPQRPGAAEPETAGRRMLVVDDNKDAAQSLAVMLQIMGNDTRVAHDGVEALGLAETFQPEIILLDIGMPRLNGYETARLMREQPWGRDALLVALTGWGQDEDRRRSREAGFDHHLVKPVEPEALGRLLLN
- a CDS encoding Kiwa anti-phage protein KwaB-like domain-containing protein, producing the protein MKAEPLPAATMALHDTDWSSATASLWIVKRRLVERRARYDVLGVDIDEKLQERLRSELRELVARPVAREPYEFVTADQDETVLTLEWAETDFAAIEARIAKGLDAPRARSVDDLLNSWCYVVRLEHRDQVVYGVKKTAAQSSTRRVRGLRNLLWEGHMLVDLDERSVFTLASGFDFVAYDGTLLIYDKRQFESALNFRQGMEKVRDAVLQEFVDAGIFVDVAPLREAVGTNLPRLRRMSALDRSGYYRDRRFMERLLALNEQEQWGLQVHDGRIVVTEDNVDTVLLLLNNGRLRSPVNNETFDALVKKKIE